In Anas acuta chromosome 21, bAnaAcu1.1, whole genome shotgun sequence, one genomic interval encodes:
- the HTR1D gene encoding 5-hydroxytryptamine receptor 1D: MTQYNLSSEFSLQSSANKSLNFTETPLALDERTLLGLKISLSVLLSVITLATILANVFVVITIFMTRKLHTPANYLIGSLAVTDLLVSVLVMPISIAYTVTHTWAFGQVLCDIWLSSDITCCTASILHLCVIALDRYWAITDALEYAKRRTAGRAVLMIAVVWMISISISVPPFFWRQVKTHEEIAKCTVNTDQISYTIYSTCGAFYIPTVLLLILYGRIYVAARSRILKPPSLYGKRFTTAHLITGSAGSSLCSINAGLHEGHSHSSGSPILINHVKIKLTDSILQRKRISAARERKATKTLGIILGAFIFCWLPFFVMSLVLPICQDACWFHPILLDFFTWLGYLNSLINPVIYTAFNEEFKQAFQKLIHFKKCLS; this comes from the coding sequence ATGACTCAGTATAACCTTTCATCAGAGTTCTCTCTCCAGAGCTCAGCAAATAAGTCATTAAATTTTACCGAAACACCACTGGCTTTGGATGAAAGGACACTGTTAGGGCTGAAGATATCCCTGTCAGTCCTTCTGTCTGTCATAACTTTGGCAACGATccttgcaaatgtttttgttgttattacaATTTTTATGACTAGAAAGCTCCACACACCTGCAAATTACCTCATTGGCTCCTTGGCAGTGACTGATCTTTTAGTGTCTGTTCTAGTGATGCCCATCAGTATTGCTTACACTGTCACCCACACGTGGGCCTTTGGCCAAGTGTTGTGTGATATCTGGTTATCGTCGGATATCACATGCTGCACAGCCTCAATCCTACATCTCTGTGTTATTGCACTGGACAGATATTGGGCTATCACAGATGCTTTGGAATATGCCAAACGCCGGACTGCTGGCCGAGCAGTGCTCATGATTGCTGTGGTCTGGATGATATCTATTAGTATTTCTGTGCCACCATTTTTCTGGAGGCAAGTGAAAACTCATGAAGAAATTGCAAAATGTACAGTGAACACAGATCAAATTTCCTACACAATTTATTCCACCTGTGGAGCTTTCTACATCCCAACTGTGCTTCTCCTAATCTTGTATGGTAGAATTTATGTAGCAGCTCGATCAAGGATTCTGAAGCCACCATCATTATATGGGAAACGATTTACTACTGCACACCTGATTACTGGCTCTGCTGGGTCTTCCCTCTGCTCCATTAATGCTGGCCTTCATGAAGGGCATTCCCATTCAAGTGGATCCCCAATACTTATCAATCATGTCAAAATAAAACTTACAGATAGTAtccttcaaaggaaaagaatttctgctgcaagagaaaggaaagccaCCAAAACTTTAGGCATTATTCTGggagctttcattttctgctggcTGCCATTTTTTGTCATGTCTCTTGTCCTACCAATCTGTCAGGATGCATGTTGGTTTCATCCCATCCTACTGGACTTTTTTACATGGTTAGGTTACTTAAACTCATTAATCAATCCAGTCATTTATACAGCTTTTAATGAAGAATTTAAACAGGCTTTCCAAAAACTAATACATTTCAAAAAGTGCTTGTCTTGA